One Brassica oleracea var. oleracea cultivar TO1000 chromosome C7, BOL, whole genome shotgun sequence genomic window carries:
- the LOC106302843 gene encoding glutathione S-transferase T2-like — protein MRQQRDRSVLVRMTIDLLKVAHDIFYSDHNTKFNLKHAWCVLRYEQKWLNLNTPKPSGSSKRKAGETCSQTSSTTVGDHEIRPEGIKAAKAKRNNAQGKSLAEYTSIWEMKKKDLMMKEKLSKLAILDTLLAKKEPLSEVEEVVKNKLLSQYL, from the coding sequence ATGCGGCAGCAGAGAGACAGATCAGTTCTGGTCAGAATGACAATCGATCTTCTCAAGGTGGCTCATGACATCTTCTACTCTGATCACAACACGAAATTTAATCTTAAACATGCGTGGTGTGTGTTGAGGTATGAGCAGAAATGGCTTAACCTAAACACTCCTAAACCTAGTGGGAGTTCAAAGAGAAAAGCTGGAGAGACATGTTCACAAACTTCAAGCACCACTGTTGGTGATCATGAGATCCGTCCTGAAGGTATCAAGGCTGCTAAAGCTAAAAGGAATAATGCTCAAGGGAAGTCTCTTGCTGAGTATACGAGCATTTGGGAAATGAAGAAGAAGGATCTCATGATGAAGGAGAAACTGTCAAAGCTTGCCATACTAGACACACTCCTAGCCAAGAAAGAACCACTAAGTGAGGTTGAAGAAGTTGTCAAGAATAAGCTACTCTCCCAGTATTTATGA